One Fulvia fulva chromosome 12, complete sequence genomic region harbors:
- a CDS encoding Ribosome quality control complex subunit 1: MSSRALRKAQREKEEQDRLKQLEQEAEALQEEDSDHEVPAAQPKKSAFAVLLEDDDDQVEEADDGIEEDDTTPEVPATASIPKTTLKKKKKKKKAKTTGGTATPEVSKEQELDEIDAALKELSTNKNGSQATTTAGIDQTVNEASKLLAIDSNHLHAQNEMRRLFGRAALQQDEDEQPAAEAVGGNRRQQRRVQQVGLAQALRGQQQGGRSGLSAIALRRNIFIQGKEEWPMATSGGLSMDVEEKRADGTVLYRFVHNTAYQDVQSQFETCVESMDPNRLVALLRLNPYHISTLLQVSEIAKQDRDHATSGDLLERALFSFGRAVHSTFAKNLAEGKARLDFRRAENREFWLASWRYMQNLTMRATWRTVYEWAKLLLSLSPEDDPYALWLVLDQYALRSRQDLDYLNISRNSTFRAVHHDMPNVQLSQGLAEFRAGNQGKGKQALFTAMGQYPWLVARLCQELNIDPPPGVWGKEARTEREKLHAELYATRAKDLWNTPETIALLNEIASALPPDTPSAAVDADDITREEARHVLLSDVPALIALIPRSYTAQLESSSDPLPPDDSYMSYLSRVSGRSRGGGGHMGLDQIENSVREIQNLHQFFARLFPWFRRGGEANEDAEHDNDGAADADEGHVIDEEAMPPDQETLMRQVEEAGYTRAEFAERAQRLITLQGQLFGGGTGVGPEVMARIATEHVNNAAMRHEDEEGEGVPSQFHQPRVEDETDEG, from the exons ATGTCCTCTCGCGCTCTGCGCAAGGCGCAACGCGAGAAGGAAGAACAAGATCGTCTAAAGCAACTCGAGCAGGAAGCAGAAGCTTTACAGGAAGAAGACTCGGACCATGAGGTCCCCGCTGCACAACCGAAGAAGAGTGCATTCGCCGTGCTACTCGAGGACGACGATGACCAAGTTGAAGAGGCAGACGATGGCATAGAAGAGGACGATACGACCCCAGAG GTGCCTGCGACAGCGTCCATACCAAAGACAACATTGAAAAAGAAGAAAAAGAAGAAGAAAGCCAAGACTACTGGAGGTACAGCAACACCAGAAGTTAGCAAAGAGCAGGAGCTAGATGAGATCGACGCGGCACTGAAAGAGTTGTCCACGAACAAGAATGGCTCACAAGCCACTACTACAGCTGGCATCGACCAAACAGTCAATGAAGCCAGCAAGCTACTTGCGATCGACTCGAACCACCTCCATGCGCAAAACGAGATGCGAAGACTGTTTGGACGTGCTGCACTGCAGCAAGATGAGGACGAACAGCCAGCAGCCGAAGCCGTGGGTGGCAACAGAAGGCAGCAAAGACGAGTACAACAGGTCGGACTTGCACAAGCTCTGCGAGGGCAACAGCAGGGCGGTCGCTCCGGCCTTTCAGCTATTGCACTAAGACGAAACATCTTCATCCAGGGCAAGGAGGAGTGGCCAATGGCAACAAGCGGTGGTCTCAGCATGGACGTTGAAGAGAAGCGAGCAGATGGCACAGTACTGTATCGATTTGTGCACAACACGGCCTACCAGGATGTCCAGTCACAGTTTGAGACATGTGTGGAATCTATGGACCCAAACCGACTTGTTGCTCTTTTGCGACTCAACCCATACCACATATCGACACTGCTTCAGGTATCAGAGATCGCCAAGCAGGATCGAGACCACGCTACCTCTGGAGATCTTCTCGAACGTGCTCTTTTCTCCTTCGGACGAGCTGTTCACAGCACATTTGCCAAAAACTTGGCCGAGGGTAAAGCACGACTCGACTTCAGAAGGGCAGAGAATCGCGAGTTTTGGCTTGCGAGCTGGCGATATATGCAGAACCTGACAATGCGAGCTACATGGAGAACAGTCTACGAGTGGGCAAAGCTACTGCTCTCACTATCGCCAGAAGACGACCCATATGCACTTTGGCTTGTGCTTGATCAGTATGCGCTAAGGTCGCGTCAGGATCTTGACTACCTCAACATTAGTCGCAACAGCACTTTCAGAGCCGTTCACCACGATATGCCTAATGTCCAGCTAAGTCAAGGCTTGGCAGAGTTTCGAGCTGGTAACCAAGGTAAGGGCAAGCAAGCATTGTTCACTGCGATGGGCCAATACCCTTGGCTCGTCGCGAGATTGTGTCAAGAACTCAACATTGACCCTCCACCTGGTGTTTGGGGCAAAGAAGCAAGGACAGAACGAGAAAAGCTACATGCAGAGCTTTACGCGACTCGAGCAAAGGATCTCTGGAATACTCCGGAGACTATTGCTCTACTGAACGAAATTGCTAGTGCGCTACCTCCCGACACACCATCGGCAGCAGTAGACGCAGACGACATCACACGGGAAGAAGCACGCCACGTACTCCTGTCTGACGTGCCTGCCCTCATTGCCCTGATTCCTCGAAGCTACACTGCGCAACTCGAGAGCTCGTCGGATCCACTACCACCGGACGACTCGTACATGTCATACCTGTCCCGAGTCAGTGGTCGGTCGAGAGGCGGTGGCGGCCATATGGGCCTCGATCAGATCGAGAACAGCGTCCGCGAGATCCAGAACCTCCATCAGTTCTTCGCGAGGCTATTTCCATGGTTCAGACGTGGCGGTGAAGCGAACGAAGACGCTGAGCATGACAACGATGGTGCTGCTGATGCTGACGAAGGTCATGTTATCGACGAGGAGGCTATGCCTCCCGACCAGGAGACTCTTATGCGCCAAGTCGAAGAAGCTGGCTACACGCGGGCAGAGTTCGCAGAGCGAGCGCAACGACTTATTACTCTTCAAGGCCAATTGTTCGGCGGCGGTACTGGAGTCGGACCTGAAGTCATGGCTCGGATCGCGACGGAGCATGTCAACAATGCTGCTATGCGCCATGAGGATGAGGAAGGCGAAGGCGTGCCAAGTCAATTCCATCAACCACGAGTGGAAGACGAGACGGACGAAGGTTGA
- a CDS encoding Methionine aminopeptidase 2 has protein sequence MSAVTPEPGLDALKLTEEKNGTSTANGNGDLEAGDSDDDEADEQQEGGEGAGEGAGKKKKKRKPRKKKKAGTGASGGGAKAQTAPPTRKVSDLFPDNSYPIGEEVDYKNDNAYRTTNEEKRHLDRMNSDFLTDYRQAAEVHREVRKYAQKVIKPGMTLTEIAETIENGTRSLTGHAGLEEGDNLIAGVAFPTGLSLNHCAAHYTPNAGNKMVLQQADVMKVDFGVHVNGRIVDSAFTMAFEPQYDNLLASVKDATNTGIRLAGIDARMSEIGEGIQEAMESYEVEINGQTYPVKAIRNLNGHTIGHFSIHGGSAGKSVPIVKGGSNEKMEEGETYAIETFGSTGKGVVRDDMETSHYARMPDAPKVALRVASAKTLLKSIDKNFGTLPFCRRYLDRLGHEKYLLGLNNLVQSGIVQDYPPLCDIKGSYTAQYEHTILLRPNVKEVVSRGEDY, from the coding sequence ATGTCTGCTGTCACTCCCGAGCCGGGCCTAGATGCCCTCAAGCTCACTGAGGAGAAGAACGGCACATCCACAGCGAACGGAAATGGCGACCTAGAAGCGGGCGACTCCGATGACGATGAGGCCGACGAACAACAGGAGGGAGGTGAAGGGGCAGGAGAGGGCGCAggaaagaaaaagaagaagAGAAAGCCACgcaagaagaagaaggccgGTACAGGCGCATCAGGCGGCGGCGCAAAGGCACAGACTGCTCCTCCCACGAGGAAAGTGTCAGACCTCTTCCCAGACAACAGCTACCCTATTGGCGAGGAGGTCGATTACAAGAACGACAATGCATACCGTACGACAAACGAGGAGAAGCGACATCTTGACCGCATGAACTCGGACTTCCTCACAGACTACCGGCAAGCCGCAGAGGTGCATAGAGAAGTGCGAAAGTATGCACAGAAGGTCATCAAGCCTGGCATGACTCTTACAGAAATTGCCGAGACAATCGAGAATGGTACACGGAGCTTGACTGGACACGCTGGACTCGAGGAGGGCGACAACCTGATTGCAGGCGTGGCATTTCCCACAGGACTTTCACTCAACCACTGTGCAGCACATTACACACCAAATGCCGGCAACAAGATGGTCCTGCAGCAAGCCGACGTGATGAAGGTCGACTTCGGTGTACACGTCAACGGGCGAATCGTAGACAGTGCATTCACAATGGCTTTCGAACCACAATACGACAACCTCCTTGCATCAGTCAAAGATGCCACAAACACCGGCATTAGGCTAGCAGGTATCGATGCACGGATGAGTGAGATCGGAGAAGGCATTCAGGAAGCTATGGAGAGCTACGAGGTCGAGATCAACGGACAGACGTACCCGGTCAAGGCCATAAGAAACCTCAATGGACACACCATCGGCCACTTCAGCATCCACGGCGGCAGTGCGGGCAAGAGCGTGCCGATCGTAAAGGGCGGCTCGAACGAGAAGATGGAGGAAGGCGAGACCTACGCCATCGAGACTTTCGGGTCGACAGGCAAGGGTGTTGTTCGCGATGACATGGAGACATCACATTACGCCCGCATGCCAGACGCACCAAAGGTCGCGCTACGCGTGGCGAGTGCGAAGACATTACTCAAGTCGATTGACAAAAACTTTGGCACGTTACCTTTCTGCCGGAGATACTTGGATCGCTTGGGACATGAGAAGTACCTACTGGGCTTGAACAACTTGGTCCAGAGCGGTATTGTGCAGGATTACCCGCCGCTTTGTGATATCAAGGGAAGCTATACTGCGCAATATGAGCACACGATTCTCCTCAGGCCGAATGTGAAGGAGGTCGTGAGTCGTGGCGAGGACTACTAG